Proteins co-encoded in one Anguilla anguilla isolate fAngAng1 chromosome 16, fAngAng1.pri, whole genome shotgun sequence genomic window:
- the si:dkey-10o6.2 gene encoding 2-oxoglutarate-dependent dioxygenase htyE isoform X1 codes for MFPVFFRGVHGNATKSLFFLGHQVKLHIITNLADRTKLGRGLPVVDFDAYRLGVDDVADEKLDVLAKELKTAFTEVGFVYLKNNGISQQEVDAIMDISENFFLLPDKEKMPFRRGNYSEVNHGWVCAGSERLNPQRASDLKEAFNITTLNPNVKWPSNDVVPDFREKLLSFFQRCKDLSLRVLRVLELSLGVAPDVFLGKHSMVGEEQNGTTLRLLHYPPVRPESVKEEQVRCGEHSDFGTITMVFQGPGGGLQVLDRTGNYITAPTIPGTVLINIGDLMQRWTADVFVSAIHRVLLPPPGDMSTRQSIAFFLHPNDDALITCTDGSDKYPPVNALDYLNERFTHSYGKK; via the exons ATGTTCCCCGTTTTTTTCCGTGGAGTTCACGGGAACGCAACAAAGTCCTTATTCTTTCTAGGACATCAAGTCAAACTGCATATCATCACAAATCTAGCGGACCGTACCAAACTGGGTCGCG GCCTACCCGTAGTTGACTTCGATGCATACAGGCTTGGAGTTGACGATGTAGCGGATGAAAAATTGGATGTCTTGGCCAAGGAGCTGAAAACGGCTTTTACTGAAGTTGGATTTGTGTACCTGAAAAATAACGGCATTTCTCAACAAGAG gTTGATGCCATAATGGACATTTCGGAGAATTTTTTCCTGCTGCCTGACAAAGAGAAGATGCCTTTCCGCAGGGGAAACTACTCCGAAGTCAACCACGGCTGGGTATGCGCCGGAAGCGAAAG GTTAAATCCCCAGCGCGCTTCCGACCTGAAGGAGGCTTTCAACATCACGACCTTAAATCCCAACGTG aagTGGCCCTCAAATGACGTGGTTCCAGATTTCCGGGAGAAGCTGCTCTCTTTCTTCCAGCGCTGTAAAGACCTCTCTCTACGTGTGCTACGAGTGCTGGAGCTCAGCCTGGGTGTGGCTCCAGACGTCTTTCTTGGCAAACACAGCATGGTAGGGG AGGAGCAGAATGGCACCACGCTGCGCCTCCTGCACTACCCCCCAGTGAGACCGGAGTCTGTGAAAGAGGAGCAGGTGCGCTGTGGGGAACACTCCGACTTCGGCACCATCACCATGGTGTTCCAGGGCCCTGGGGGGggcctgcag GTGCTGGATCGCACCGGAAACTACATCACCGCCCCCACCATTCCGGGCACCGTCCTCATCAACATCGGCGACCTGATGCAGCGCTGGACGGCCGACGTCTTCGTTTCCGCG atccACAGAGTTTTGCTGCCACCTCCTGGCGATATGAGCACAAGACAGTCCATTGCCTTCTTTCTGCACCCGAATGATGACGCCCTAATAACATGTACCGACGGATCGGACAAATACCCCCCGGTAAACGCCCTGGACTACCTTAATGAGCGCTTCACCCACTCCTACGGGAAAAAGTAG
- the si:dkey-10o6.2 gene encoding 2-oxoglutarate-dependent dioxygenase htyE isoform X2, translating to MNIGLPVVDFDAYRLGVDDVADEKLDVLAKELKTAFTEVGFVYLKNNGISQQEVDAIMDISENFFLLPDKEKMPFRRGNYSEVNHGWVCAGSERLNPQRASDLKEAFNITTLNPNVKWPSNDVVPDFREKLLSFFQRCKDLSLRVLRVLELSLGVAPDVFLGKHSMVGEEQNGTTLRLLHYPPVRPESVKEEQVRCGEHSDFGTITMVFQGPGGGLQVLDRTGNYITAPTIPGTVLINIGDLMQRWTADVFVSAIHRVLLPPPGDMSTRQSIAFFLHPNDDALITCTDGSDKYPPVNALDYLNERFTHSYGKK from the exons ATGAATATAGGCCTACCCGTAGTTGACTTCGATGCATACAGGCTTGGAGTTGACGATGTAGCGGATGAAAAATTGGATGTCTTGGCCAAGGAGCTGAAAACGGCTTTTACTGAAGTTGGATTTGTGTACCTGAAAAATAACGGCATTTCTCAACAAGAG gTTGATGCCATAATGGACATTTCGGAGAATTTTTTCCTGCTGCCTGACAAAGAGAAGATGCCTTTCCGCAGGGGAAACTACTCCGAAGTCAACCACGGCTGGGTATGCGCCGGAAGCGAAAG GTTAAATCCCCAGCGCGCTTCCGACCTGAAGGAGGCTTTCAACATCACGACCTTAAATCCCAACGTG aagTGGCCCTCAAATGACGTGGTTCCAGATTTCCGGGAGAAGCTGCTCTCTTTCTTCCAGCGCTGTAAAGACCTCTCTCTACGTGTGCTACGAGTGCTGGAGCTCAGCCTGGGTGTGGCTCCAGACGTCTTTCTTGGCAAACACAGCATGGTAGGGG AGGAGCAGAATGGCACCACGCTGCGCCTCCTGCACTACCCCCCAGTGAGACCGGAGTCTGTGAAAGAGGAGCAGGTGCGCTGTGGGGAACACTCCGACTTCGGCACCATCACCATGGTGTTCCAGGGCCCTGGGGGGggcctgcag GTGCTGGATCGCACCGGAAACTACATCACCGCCCCCACCATTCCGGGCACCGTCCTCATCAACATCGGCGACCTGATGCAGCGCTGGACGGCCGACGTCTTCGTTTCCGCG atccACAGAGTTTTGCTGCCACCTCCTGGCGATATGAGCACAAGACAGTCCATTGCCTTCTTTCTGCACCCGAATGATGACGCCCTAATAACATGTACCGACGGATCGGACAAATACCCCCCGGTAAACGCCCTGGACTACCTTAATGAGCGCTTCACCCACTCCTACGGGAAAAAGTAG